The [Clostridium] scindens ATCC 35704 nucleotide sequence TATCCGTTAAAGGATCCGCAGAAAGAGACAATATTTGAAAACTGCGTAGCAGATGTAAATATTCCAGTGGGAGAAGTCTTTACTTCTCCGGTGCTGGAAGGAACCAGCGGGTTGCTCCATGTAAGCAAGGTCTATCTGAATGAACTACAGTATAAGGATCTGGAAATCACATTTGCCAATGGAATGATCGCGGATTATAACTGCGGGAATTTTGACCGGGAACTGGAGAATAAGGAATACATCCATGATAATATTCTCCATAAGCATCCGACCCTGCCGCTTGGAGAGTTTGCGATCGGTACGAATACGACCGCGTATGTGGCGGCACGAAAGTACGGGATTGAAGAGAAGATGCCTATTCTGATTGCGGAGAAGATGGGTCCCCACTTTGCGGTGGGCGATACCTGCTATAGCTGGAGCGAGAATATCAAAGTATATAATCCCAATGGGAAAGAGATTGTAGCCCGGGATAATTCCGTGTCCATCCAGCGCAAGGAAGATGTGTCCAAGGCATATTTCTACTGCCATACGGATATTACCATTCCTTATGAGGAATTAAAGAGTATTACGGTCGTGACGAAGTCAGGAGAGGAAATCGCTCTTCTTGAAAATGGAAGATTTGTCCTTCCGGGAACGGAGATTCTCAATGAACCGTTGAAAAATGCAGATAAATAATGTATCATGAACCCATAGTGCCGGAAGCCGGGATAGCGCGGATCCGGGGCAGTTATACGAGAAAGGATGAAGATTATGCCAAAAGTAGGAATTGTGATGGGCAGCGACTCTGATCTGAAAGTAATGAGCAAAGCTGCAGCAATGCTGGAAAAATTAGGAATTGACTATGAGATGACAATTATCTCTGCACACAGAGAACCAGATGTGTTCTTTGAATGGGCAAAGGCAGCAGAAGGAAAGGGAATTAAGGTAATTATCGCAGGAGCAGGAATGGCAGCGCATCTTCCTGGAATGTGCGCCGCATTATTCCCGATGCCGGTAGTCGGCGTGCCGATGTCAGGCAAGAACCTGGGAGGAGAAGACGCGCTGTTTTCAATCGTGCAGATGCCGCCTGGAATTCCGGTTGCGACCGTAGCGATTGACGGAGGCATGAATGCGGCGATTCTGGCAGCAAAGATCCTGGCTACCTCTGATGAGGAACTCTTAGGCAGATTAAAAGAATATTCCAAAGAGATGAAAGAGACTGTCCAGGCGAAGGCTGCAAGACTGGATGAGATCGGCTATGAGGAATACCTGAAATAAAAGAATAGAATGATGAAAACAATATACAAGGAGATATGTTATGGATTATAAAAATGCAGGTGTAGATATTGAGGCTGGCTACAAGTCAGTGGAACTTATGAAAGAGCATATAAAACAGACTATGAGGCCGGAAGTCCTGACGAATATCGGAGGGTTCTCAGGAGCTTTTTCCATGGAGGCGTTTAAGAATATGGAGAAGCCTACGCTGGTATCCGGAACAGACGGCGTTGGAACAAAGTTAAAACTGGCATTTATTATGGACAAGCATGATACGATCGGTATCGACTGCGTGGCCATGTGCGTAAATGATATTGCATGTGCAGGCGGTGAGCCATTATTCTTCCTTGACTATATTGCGTGTGGAAAGAACGAGCCCGAGAAGATCGCGACCATCGTGAGCGGCGTTGCCGACGGATGCGTGCAGTCGGACGCGGCCCTGATCGGCGGGGAGACGGCTGAGATGCCAGGATTCTATCCGGAAGACGAATACGATCTTGCCGGATTTGCAGTTGGCGTGGTAGATGAGAAAGACCTGATTACAGGGAAGGAATTAAGGCCAGAAGATGTGCTGATTGGCATGGCTTCTTCCGGCGTGCACAGCAATGGATTCTCCCTTGTCCGCAAAGTCTTTGAGATGACGGCAGAGTCGCTGAATACATATTATGACGAACTGGGAACTACCCTTGGGGAGGCGCTGCTTGCACCGACCAAGATCTATGTAAAGGCATTGAAAAGCGTGAAGGCAGCAGGCGTGAAGATTAAGGCCTGCAGCCATATTACAGGCGGCGGCTTCTATGAGAATATCCCAAGAATGCTCTGCGATGGAGTATGCGCGGTCGTTGAAAAGGACAGTTATCCAATACCGGCAATCTTTAAGATGCTTGCAAGGGAAGGCCAAATTGAAGAGCATGCTATGTATAATACCTATAACATGGGCATCGGCATGATGGTTGCTGTTGATCCGGCAGATGTGGATAAGACCATGGACGCTATGAAGGCGGCAGGAGAGCAGCCATATGTGGTGGGACGCATCAAAGCAGGAGAAAAGGGAGTTACGTTATGCTAAATGTGGTCGTGCTGGTATCTGGAGGCGGTACAAATCTGCAGGCAATCATTGATGCCATAGAATCCGGAACCATTACCAATACAAAGATTATCGGAGTGATCAGTAACAATAAGAAGTCCTATGCACTGGAAAGAGCCAGGAACCATGGAATCGAGAATCTTTGCATATCTCCGAAGGACTATGAAACCAGGGCGGTCTTCAACGAAAAGTTCATGGAAGCGGTAGATGGAATGAATCCGGACCTGATCGTGCTGGCTGGATTCCTAGTTGTCATACCGCCAAAGATGATTGAAAAGTACAGGAATCGGATTATCAATATCCATCCATCCCTGATCCCTTCCTTCTGTGGTACCGGGTATTATGGGCTGAAAGTGCATGAGGCGGCGCTTAAGCGCGGCGTGAAAGTGGCGGGGGCGACCGTTCATTTTGTGGATGAGGGAACCGATACAGGCCCGATCATTCTGCAGCAGGCAGTGGAGGTCCAAAACACAGATACACCGGAAGTGCTTCAAAGGCGCGTGATGGAACAGGCGGAATGGAAGATACTTCCGAAGGCAATCGATCTGATTGCCAATGGGAAGGTGACGGTGACGGATGGCATGGCCAGGGTCACAGACTAAGCAAACGAGATAAGAAGAATAGAATGATTCATACATAGGAGGTCCGAAATGAAGGTTTTGATTGTCGGAAGCGGCGGAAGAGAGCATGCGATCGCATACTGTGTCGCAAAGAGCGAGAAGGTAGATAAAATTTACTGCACCCCGGGTAACGCCGGTATTGCAGAATATGCACAGTGCGCTCCCATTGGAGCAATGGAATTTGACAAAATTGTAGCATTTGCCAGGGAAAAAGAGATTGATCTTGTAATCGTGGGAATGGATGATCCGCTGGTAGGCGGCCTGGTAGATGAACTGGAGGCGGCAGGAATCCGCGCATTCGGACCCAGGAAGAACGCGGCAATCCTGGAAGGTTCCAAAGCATTTTCCAAGGACTTGATGAAGAAGTACAATATTCCAACGGCTGCATATGAGAATTTTACGGATCCGCAGAAGGCCCTTGCATATCTTGAGACAGCCAAATTCCCCATTGTCCTGAAGGCGGACGGACTGGCGCTGGGAAAAGGCGTGCTTATCTGCAGCACCCTGGAAGAGGCCAGAGAAGGCGTAAAGACGATTATGCTGGATAAGAAGTTTGGCTCTGCAGGCAATGAGATGGTCATCGAAGAATTCATGACAGGCCGCGAAGTATCCGTCCTATCCTTTGTAGACGGCAATACGATCAAGACCATGACATCCGCCCAGGATCACAAGCGGGCAGGCGATGGAGACACGGGGCTTAACACTGGCGGCATGGGAACATTTTCTCCCAGCCCGTTCTATACGAAAGAGGTAGAGGAATTCTGCAACAAATATGTGTATCAGGCAACCGTGGATGCGATGAAGGCAGAAGGAAGGCCTTTTAAGGGCGTCATCTTCTTTGGGCTGATGCTGACAGAGGAAGGGCCGAAAGTCCTGGAATACAATGCAAGATTCGGAGATCCGGAAGCCCAGGTGGTCCTTCCGAGAATGAAGAATGATATTATTGAAGTTGTGGAAGCCTGCATTGACGGAACGCTGGATCAGGTTGACCTGGAGTTTGAGGACAATGCAGCCGTGTGCGTCGTCCTGGCCAGCGATGGATATCCGGTGGAGTACAAGAAAGGACTTCCAATCTCAGGCCTTGAGGAATTCGAGAAGCATGAGGGATACTACTGCTTCCATGCCGGAACCAAGTTTGATGGAGACCGGATCGTGACGAATGGAGGACGCGTGCTTGGCGTGACCGCCAAAGGGAAAGATCTGAAGGAAGCAAGAGAAAATGCTTATGCAGCGACACAGTGGGTGCAGTTCGATAACAAATATATGCGTCATGATATCGGCAAAGCGATAGACGAGGCGTAAGATATGGATCATAAATAGATGCAAGAGGGCAGGCGAGTTTTTCGCCTGCCCTCTTGCTGCATGAAAGAAAAACAGAAGACTAGTAGTTACCCAACTCGGCCAGATAGCGGTCGATCTTCTTTAATCTTTTTTCGATCCCTTTCACCTTGTGGCTGATGGTATCAAGAAGCGCTTCTGCAACAAACTGAGGGCCTGTCAGTGAATTGAAGAATGCGTTGCTGTCTACCGGAACTGTGAAGAGAGTGGTGGCATACTGTGCCAGAAGCGCGCTTGGCTTGTCTGTAATTACGATGATATTGGCTTTGGCTTCCTGCGCCATTCTGGCAGTAATCTTATCAATAGAAGAATATCTTGGAAAACTGAACATAATCAGGCAGTCATCCCTGGATATGTTACATATATGGTCAATAGGGCTGATGGCGGAACTGCTGGCTGATTCTACATTTGGTACCATATGCTTCAGATATAGCAGAAAATAGTCGCCCAGGCATGAGTTGCCTCTGGAAGCCACAATGTATTTGCGCTTGCTTGATATGATAGTGTCGGCAGCTTCTTCGAACGTTGCGGGAGCGTTATGGACCAGGGCGGACTCCAGATTTTTAGCCGCGTTTTTAAAATGCCGATTAATATAATCGGAGTTGCTTTCGAGTTTTGCCCTTTTTACCACCCGCTGTGCCGGTACCGTGATGGTACTGGAGATGCTTAGCACCTTATCTTGATAATCTTTTCTCAAAGATTTCTGGAAATCCATGAATCCGCTAAAGCCCAGCGACCGGCTGAAACGGATGACGGATGACTCGCTCACCCCCAATTTCATAGCTATCTCGGTGGATGTCATGAAGCAAGCATCAGCCGAATTGTCTAAGACATACTGGCCAATCATCTTTTGCGTTTTCGTTAAATTGGCACTATGGATGGTTTCTCTCAATTCTTTCATATGTTTACCTCCGGCAGAACAGGAATATGAAAATTCCCCTCTCTTAATTTATAATTAGATTTAATCATGAAATGAGGAAATATGCAAGTGCAATTGTGAATACAATTGACATATTATTAACACAATTAAAAGTTTTTGTGAAAAAAATAACTTTTATTGAATAATATAGACGGGTGTGTTAGTATAATTTTAGAGACAAATGAATAATATTCTTCACAAAGCAAGAACGGTGAAAAATATTGTTCATTCAAAGTCATGTGCCGGAACGAACGGCAGGCAAAATATAATTATTTAATTACAAACTAGGAGGTAAATTAAAGTGAAAGTAGGATGCGTAAAAGAGATTAAAAACAACGAATTCCGTGTAGGTATGACACCTGATAATGTTAAGAGTTATTCAAACGCAGGCCACGAAGTTTATATCGAGAAAGGTGCTGGACTTGGATCTGGATTTACAGATGAAGAGTATGTAGAAGCTGGCGCAAAGATGATCGATACTGCAAAAGAAGTATGGGATACAGTTGAGATGATGATCAAGGTTAAAGAGCCATTGCCAGAGGAGTATCCATTATTCCACGAAGGATTGATCCTTTATACATATCTTCACCTTGCAGCTGATAAGCCGCAGACAGATGCACTCTTAAACGGAAAAGTAAAGGGTGTTGCATACGAGACATTGATCGAGAGAAACGGAAGCATTCCTCTTCTTGCTCCAATGAGCCAGATCGCTGGACGTCTTAGT carries:
- a CDS encoding MurR/RpiR family transcriptional regulator, whose protein sequence is MKELRETIHSANLTKTQKMIGQYVLDNSADACFMTSTEIAMKLGVSESSVIRFSRSLGFSGFMDFQKSLRKDYQDKVLSISSTITVPAQRVVKRAKLESNSDYINRHFKNAAKNLESALVHNAPATFEEAADTIISSKRKYIVASRGNSCLGDYFLLYLKHMVPNVESASSSAISPIDHICNISRDDCLIMFSFPRYSSIDKITARMAQEAKANIIVITDKPSALLAQYATTLFTVPVDSNAFFNSLTGPQFVAEALLDTISHKVKGIEKRLKKIDRYLAELGNY
- the purE gene encoding 5-(carboxyamino)imidazole ribonucleotide mutase; its protein translation is MPKVGIVMGSDSDLKVMSKAAAMLEKLGIDYEMTIISAHREPDVFFEWAKAAEGKGIKVIIAGAGMAAHLPGMCAALFPMPVVGVPMSGKNLGGEDALFSIVQMPPGIPVATVAIDGGMNAAILAAKILATSDEELLGRLKEYSKEMKETVQAKAARLDEIGYEEYLK
- the purD gene encoding phosphoribosylamine--glycine ligase, with the translated sequence MKVLIVGSGGREHAIAYCVAKSEKVDKIYCTPGNAGIAEYAQCAPIGAMEFDKIVAFAREKEIDLVIVGMDDPLVGGLVDELEAAGIRAFGPRKNAAILEGSKAFSKDLMKKYNIPTAAYENFTDPQKALAYLETAKFPIVLKADGLALGKGVLICSTLEEAREGVKTIMLDKKFGSAGNEMVIEEFMTGREVSVLSFVDGNTIKTMTSAQDHKRAGDGDTGLNTGGMGTFSPSPFYTKEVEEFCNKYVYQATVDAMKAEGRPFKGVIFFGLMLTEEGPKVLEYNARFGDPEAQVVLPRMKNDIIEVVEACIDGTLDQVDLEFEDNAAVCVVLASDGYPVEYKKGLPISGLEEFEKHEGYYCFHAGTKFDGDRIVTNGGRVLGVTAKGKDLKEARENAYAATQWVQFDNKYMRHDIGKAIDEA
- the purM gene encoding phosphoribosylformylglycinamidine cyclo-ligase, coding for MDYKNAGVDIEAGYKSVELMKEHIKQTMRPEVLTNIGGFSGAFSMEAFKNMEKPTLVSGTDGVGTKLKLAFIMDKHDTIGIDCVAMCVNDIACAGGEPLFFLDYIACGKNEPEKIATIVSGVADGCVQSDAALIGGETAEMPGFYPEDEYDLAGFAVGVVDEKDLITGKELRPEDVLIGMASSGVHSNGFSLVRKVFEMTAESLNTYYDELGTTLGEALLAPTKIYVKALKSVKAAGVKIKACSHITGGGFYENIPRMLCDGVCAVVEKDSYPIPAIFKMLAREGQIEEHAMYNTYNMGIGMMVAVDPADVDKTMDAMKAAGEQPYVVGRIKAGEKGVTLC
- the purN gene encoding phosphoribosylglycinamide formyltransferase is translated as MLNVVVLVSGGGTNLQAIIDAIESGTITNTKIIGVISNNKKSYALERARNHGIENLCISPKDYETRAVFNEKFMEAVDGMNPDLIVLAGFLVVIPPKMIEKYRNRIINIHPSLIPSFCGTGYYGLKVHEAALKRGVKVAGATVHFVDEGTDTGPIILQQAVEVQNTDTPEVLQRRVMEQAEWKILPKAIDLIANGKVTVTDGMARVTD